The Labrus bergylta chromosome 14, fLabBer1.1, whole genome shotgun sequence region tataatgggTGTTATGATGGTTGTTATAATTGGCcttatgatggttgttatgatggttataatgggtcttatgatggttgtaataatgggtcttatgatggttgttatgatggttataatgggtcttatgatggttgttatgatggttgTAATAATTggtcttatgatggttgttatgatggttataatgggTCTTATGATGGATGTTATGATGGTTTTAAtgggtcttatgatggttgttatgatggttgTAATAATTggtcttatgatggttgttatgatggttataatgggtcttatgatggttgttatgatggttgTAATAATTggtcttatgatggttgttatgatggttataatgggTCTTATGATGGATGTTATGATGGTTTTAAtgggtcttatgatggttgttatgatggttataattggtcttatgatggttgttatgatggttgTAATAATTGAATTggtcttatgatggttgttatgatggttgttatgatggttttaatgggtcttatgatggttgtAATAATTAAATTGGTCTTATGATGGATGTTATGATGGTTGTAAAAATTGGTCTTATGATGGATGTTATGATGGTTTTAATGGGTCTTACgatggttgttatgatggttataatgggtcttatgatggttgttatgatggttataatgggtgttatgatggttataatgggtcttatgatggttgttatgatggttataatgggTGTTATGATGGTTGTTATAATAGGTCTATGATGGTTGTAATAATTggtcttatgatggttgttatgatggttgTAATAATTGGTCTTATGATGGTTTTAAtgggtcttatgatggttgttatgGTGGGTCTTATGATGGAtgttatgatggttataatgggTCTTATGATGGATGTTATAATGGTTGTTATGATGGGTcttatgatggttataatgggTATTATGATGGAtgttatgatggttataatgggTCTTATGATGGATGTTATAATGGTTGTTATGATGGGTcttatgatggttataatgggTATTATGATGGAtgttatgatggttataatgggTATTATGATGGAtgttatgatggttataatgggtcttatgatggatgttatgatggttataatgggtcttatgatggatgttatgatggttataatgggTCTTATGATGGATGTTGTaatggttgttatgatggttgttataatgggtcttatgatggttgggttaaaGAAGTTTGTTGGGTATTTTGTTGAATTGGTTCTTTTGCTGttgggttgttttttgttgttgtggttacttaatgttcttctgtgtttcggTTCTTTTGCTTTGTTCTTATTTTGCTTTCGCTGTATGTCAaatcactttgtaaacctgtgttttttaaGGTGCTAGGCTGTATAAAGGAAGTAGCTCAGGTGGCAGTAGGTCAGTCTGAacggacttgggttgggaaccagatcGGGTCACTGATGGTCCCAGTGTGGACCAAAGTATGAAacttggtctggttgctggagatgTGCCAAGTCACTTCCCCGGTACTGtcgatgtgcccttgagcaagcaGCTCAGGCGTGCTCCCTGTGGCAGCCACACTttaacatctctccattaattcATGTCCACaagtcctgtttgtgtatgtatgtgattCGGGCCTAAGTGTGTAAGAAGcttgtctctcaataacagagtgatATATagttattatttatatatattatattaaaccCTGGGCCACACTCCAACACAGTAGGTGGCGCTAATGCATCTGAAAGCTGAGGGTCACCCGCCATAAAAGATACggacagcagaagaagaagaagagaacatTTCCTGTGACGTCACGCTCCGAGTGGGAAACTCGTCAGTTGTTATTATGTGGGGATGTTGTATTAAAGGTTGTAAATCAGATAAACGTCGAATATCTGATTACATGACGTTGACATTTCATCGCTTCCCGACTAACAAGAAACTACGAAAACAATGGCTGGTGAAAACCCGGAAGGACAGGGAACCAGATTTcgaggtaaaaaaacaaaacaacccacCATCAGAAACAGCTAGAGTTAGCATTCAGCTACTTCATAGCTAACAATTTACTTTTATGACACTGATTTCGATTTGAAAGTAACAGTAATTGTACATATAAACGCATTGATAAAAGCCTTAGGTAAAGCTGTGGAGCTCTCTTTGCAAACCGACCTCAGGAAACAGTTAAATACAGGATGCTTCAGTTTCAATGTTGATTTTTAGATGAATAAAAGAAGTTAAATCAGGTCCAAGACCCCCTTTCAGAAGGCTAACATATAACAACAAGGTTtgtttaatgataataatatctAAAACATAGAAACTCTTATGAGTAATCTCCTTTACAATCTTGTAAATCTTCTCGAGTAATTCCCATCATATAAATTTCTCTCAGTCTACACAACAATTTAAATTCCCTTTGGATTGTCTTCCTGCTTCAGCTGCACAGTTTATCACCATTGCATCCATTGATTTTTTGAGAGTGTTACACATACAAGACACCACTAGTATATGAAATGTAGACGTTAACGTGCATCCtcaacacatttatacaggTGAGGAGAAAATCAAAGGATGTAGAAGCTTGCACAGcggggctgggaatctttgagTGTCTCACGATTTggttcagaatctattttcgattcaaaacgattatGGATCCATTCattgattcaaagtctatttttaaattaGTATACATCAGGATCTACCtgcagtcatctgtgagacttgCTGGAtgtcttgctgctccatttggcgtTCTACGGagatttttggaagtttttaatctatttaaaaaaatctcagaagatcAGAATTTCGATTTTAACATAAATCGATTTTTCCCTCCTCTATTGCACTATGACACAAGTggtgcagctctctctctgaccaacctttaaacatgttcttctttaacCAGGACTGTTTTGAGACGTTATGCTCAATGGATACTTCTTTTCTGTGACGTTCAAACAGATTAAATCGGGCGTAGGTGTTTGTTCTAAGCATTTCACTGGAGACTGTTTTCGGTGGCATGAAGACTCTCAAAAGAGAGGCCTGGTTCCAGGAAGTGTCCCTCAGCTGTTTCCATGGAACAAAGTCGCTTACGTTAAGATACCTCTTGTTAACAGCACGTAAGTGATGTGTGATTTCATGACAGCACAAAAGcgtgtttaatttatttatttccatctgCTATGAGGATTAATGAGGTGTAAACTTCATATTGTTACAGACCTGAGCCTGGAGAAGTGATCACTGAGGATGCTGGTTCCACACAGGATGCTGATAAGTAAGACACTTTCATATTCCCTGATTTCACCCAGAGATGCAGAGATTTACACATATTTTGGAATAGATGTTCTCTGATTGTTTAGTTGTTTCCCGTAGACCAGAGGACATGCCGGCACCTCTTGCTGACCATGACTACGTGaagtttcctgtttctgtggcAGAGCAGCTGGAGGCAGCACAACGGGAGATTGCCAAGCTTACTGAGGAAAATTATGAGCTTTTGGCCTCGCGCTTCTGTCTTCAACGATTCCAGGATGATGCCAATCTGTTGACTTTCTACACCGGATTTCAGGTGAATCAAGAAGTGCAGTGATCATGGGGTGACTTGCAGAAATACTTATAAACTGGGGATGAATGGGAATCAAAGCTGTGGAGTCTCACATGAAATCTGAAATGCATCGTTGCTGATAATGATGATATCTTTCTCATAAGTTTGGGCTTTAAAATAGTCTTACAGTACAACCTCACAGTAaatttgatattaaaaaaaagtgtgcagcAACCAAGTAAACTCACAGAGCCACATCAGTGTGTTCGTAAGTAACTTcaatttcactttaaaaaaaagaaaagattaaaggagcaatctgtaagataaCTACTGAATagaatgataaaggtatcttactatctgatcagacattaaggaaacatgctctgttgaagtgctggcttctctgacaacaatgcagcagccagtatgtcctccttctaactttagattttggtcctgaatgctctggatttgtttggaccagagaaggtaggcggttttaagacacccccacacggccgttttggacgcccctcggtttgtcagatatgagagcagttatcaggtcaacaggtgttgcagtgatggaagcgggcaagagaagtggttcagatagaagtgattgtacccgacctaaaaagcctctgcatgtttctaataagctccacgagcagaaacgtgctcaaactaggatcaatattggagatgcttttgaaaaatggagagaggttagaacacagaaaggtttacagaccgatgcagagctggataaacactgaagcttcagtatccaccacatggtgacctgagtgtcCTTCGACTCTATGGGGGAGTGGGCGGGGGGCaaacagctctctacaatgttttgaatttggactgcagtaccctttttaaacactaggtgtcagagttacacagTTATTCTTTCAATGCATTTTAGTTCTACAGtatattatgttgtttttaggGCTGTTTAACTAACATTAATGTCTATAATACCATCGGATATATTTGACTCCACAGCAGCTTTGTTAACATGTTGAAAACACAATGTTTAAATCTTATTGAATTTTAATTTCTTATATTCTATCTGAGTGAAGAAGACCATTTTCTATTGATTAATAAGTGGACGGTTTGCCCTCACGCGCTCCTCCGTCCGTACTTGTTGTTTAGAAGGACTACTCACACactactgaaacacacacacacacctcacagtaTATAGAGGTATGCTCAGGTCATTCCCTCATCTCTCCtgatccactgtcctgtcaaatgaaggcaaaaagccctaaaatagatctttaaaaaaagtgtgaagTTCGTTAAGAACAAAGTTCTTTTCCAAAGTTTTGATACATTAACAACAAGTTCTCCTTCACACGGGGGCCGGggctcatttatttattatttatttgaaaagggACAGTGTACATTAATCAACATTCAGACGGATGTAAATGTACCCCAATTGGCAGTCCCTTTGCCAGATGTTCTTTGGCATCATGGAATGAAATGTAATCCattaacatacagtatgttcattagtaaaggaaaaaacaagacaaaacaacaacaacaaacaatagATATGTGCAACAACAACTTGGGTAACAAGAATGAATAATCTCCAACATAGCATACAGTTAAAGTTACCAAGAGTAGGTGCAGCATCAGTGTTGACATTGTTGGTTCTcaataagacatttttaaacattatatttaaatgaatgatgTTGACTCTCCAATTAATTACagtattaatgtgtttttgcattttaattcatGAAGAAGAAACTCATCTTTTGTGACAGAATATTCGGCAGTTTAAAAAAGGGAGCGAGacgtagagagagagagagagagagagagaggggcgtgTGGCAAACAGATGTGTGCAGAGAGTGGAGGTGTGAGGGTGTTTGTGGGTTTGAGCACAACTAAAGAGAATCGATGTGATGAGAATACACTTAGGTCATCTTTATTAATGAATCACATGATCCATTCATTGAGAATGGAGCAACTCAAAGtactttgttaaaaaaaacagcatttgaaCATTATGAGGAAAAATAATATATTGATATACAAAATAAAGGCCCAACATTCATTCATGTTACCATCATGACTTTGTTGAATGCAAATATTCCCCCTCTTTAGACTCAAATCTTTTCCTAAGGTCGCTTTTTAACAaccacattattaaaaaaaatatttctaaggGTAAATAAGAAGGAGAAATTAgcaaattcaaaataaagaaatgcagaaaatcTGCCTAAAATGCAATTCTACTAATAATTGATATACCAGTAACActtatcttttttgttttttaggacTATGTCACGTTAAAATGTGTCTACTTGTCCCTGGAGCCCACTGCAGAGCGCTTACAGAGGTGGAGCCAGGCACAGACAGTGACGGGGCAGGAGATGAGCAGGGCGGCATTACAGGCAGAAAACTTGTCTTTGATCGATCagttctttctcttcctctgccgTGTAAGAGAGGGGGCGTCTGAGGAATCCCTGGCAGAGCGTTTTCATGTCTCACCGTCGACAGTCAGTAGGGTGGTGACTACTTGGGCCAATTACCTGTTTTTCATGTTGGGGTCGTTGCCCGTGTGGCTCCACAGATCAGCTGTAAGTGAAATGATGCCACAGTGCTTTAAAGACACCTATCCAAGAACAAGGGTTATCTTGGACTGCACGGAGGTCCACATGGAGCGGGCCAGCTCAAAGAAGGTCAATCCTGAGAACTATTCAAACTACAACGGCTCCACCACCTTGAAGGGCTTGATGGGTGTGAGCCCCTCTGGAGAAATCACATTTGTGAGCAGCCTGTATGAAGGGTCGATCTCTGCGGAGGAAATAACAAAACGCTCTGGGATCTTGTCCctgctggaggagggggatgaggTGATGGCTGATAACAGTTTCCTCATTAGTGATCTGCTGTCAGCCATCAATGTGTCTCTTGTCTCGCCGCCATTTCTGAATCAGAGGAGAAAGTCCATCAAGCAGGAAGCTTCCACCACTCAAAGTAATGCAAAGTTGAAAGCTCACATAGAGAGAGCATTATACAGAATCAAGCAGTACCAGATATTTGACGGAGTTCTTCCCCGGTCCCTCCTGGGGTCCGTTAACCAGCTGTGGTATGTGTGTGCCATGCTCACTCATTTTCAAGGGTCTCTCTCTTAACCTACAGCCCTTTCTCACACATTCACTCCTGAACATGTCAGGACTAGCTGCCCTGTTCACACACGCCTCTCACAGCGGCAGACTTTTACAGTCAGGCAGAATCTGGGAGGGGTCTTAGGAGTCAGGAAATTATGTCGAGAGGAAAACGTGGCAACGTGGCAAAGCAAAAGAGTCCGACCCTATGAGGACGATTTGTGCCTGTCATGGTAGATAGAGAAGAAAATGAGATGGTTGCTAGGGAAGCGGCTCCGAAGGACTAACTGTAAACATATCAATCTGTCGAAGGAAGTCTGGTGATAAGACAAAGACCCCTCCACTTAGCGTCATGGTACCGCTAACTCTGTCAGGGCTCCACTCCACAATAACATCCTGCTGACTATTCATGATCTCTGACTTAAACCACATCTGTGCTCTTTGAGTTTACATTTGTCAGCATGTGTTGACcacattttttatctttctgatgaaattgtcattttaaagagcaaaatgtactttatatatttatactgcaaatcattttttttaaaggaaataaaaacttCATAAAGGAAATGAGCCTTTGTATGATTCATAACAAATCATGACTCGCTTAATGTAAAAGCACCTGTTAGTATTTTATCAttggtcaaaaagctccagcaacacttgacCCCAGACCCCGATGAAGACCACGAGCTGAAACATGTCGGCctaataaagtttttaaaacaacaagtgctgctggagctttttgtcCTCTTCTAGCCGTTCACTCTTCAGGCTCCTTGGAAGTTGGTGAAGTGGTGCCAGAAAAATCCCACTCTGCTTTTTCAGTATTTTAGAATTGGTTATGAAACAGGCCGATATGTCTGTACGACTTACAAAAGCAAACGGAAACAGaaccatcagcaacaagactgatttatgtttgtgtttctgtttcacatGCCGGTAACCGCTGCCACAGGAGAGTGTCAGATAAGATGATTAACGgcacactgcagaaacagaaaagagtCACAATGAGGGTCGTGTTAGACTGTTGAAAAGCGGCAGGATGTGTTTTTACATCTGAAAATGCTACTTATATGATTAAAGGATAAACTGACCAAAGAGATGGACTTACCTCTTAGTCAACAGAGCAccccaaaatcaacacaaacagaaagtctCAGGAGCTTTTAATGGTTTCTTGTTATGATAATAATGAAGACTCATACATACCTATAAGAGAAGGAATAACAtttcacagagacaaaaagtcagACGGCCATTTTGGTCGTGCAGGTGAGTATTTGCATGGCTgtgcagaaagaggaagagagggaaccTTTTCAAAGGACTGAAGTGCTCAGAGTCGTGGAGGTGTGAGATTAATACTTGATCCATAAAAAGGGACAAACCAAGCTAGGTTTataatatttactttttgttcCATGGACAGTTTTACATGCTAGTTTGAAGTGATGGGCGGGCGGTCAGTGGCGATTccagagtctgttggggccctaggcaagaatcaatattatatataatatctaTAATATTCTCTCCTATAAATATATAGGATAGATATAATTCctctttcattgacaaactttggttttcacagctaTCATACATGTGATGTTTAGCAGGGAAGGAGAGTGAGCgatgtcagatggggccccctttagggaggtttcctactgtcatgcaaaaaatttacattttgtgtcACTGCTTTAGTTTAAGTTtctgagccctcaggggccctctactggtctggggcccacagcagttgcctgccttgacaagcagcgcctctgtggCCGGTCAGCGAGATGTGAGCAGTACTGGAGAGCAGCTTTGCAGGGACAGCTagtttcctctctgctgcacaCCACTTTATttaacctgaagaagaaaatcagTGACTAAAATTATTTTCGTCATCCAGGTAGGCCCAATTGTTCGAATTATATGAAATAttgcacttttaaaaatgtttatttaacaaTGCACAATTTACACTTtaagtcaaacaaacaacagaaccagGTACATGAGAGCTGCTCAACAAATGTACAATAAAACATacagacatactgtacataaagGATGGAATCAAACAGAATATAAACcaattataaaatgaaaaattaaataaatatctctATAATCCTTCAAATAATATACTATATTTTATCATATGTATGGCAAAcatttgattatttaaacatcaggGTGTTCACCTAATACAGTTTTGTAATTTTAGTTATAAAACCTTCTGTTCTGTCAGGGTCAGGAGGAAATGTTGCACGTATACAGACATAAACATACAGATGTGATGTGAATatccaaaagaagaaaagaagaaaaatacttaTTTGAGATGTCAAGCACTGTTGTATGTCCTCAAGTGAATTACTTAAAAATTGTTCTTGAGAATAATTAAACATATCTCTCTTCAACATTTAGGTTTGATGCTTTATAGAATCGTTTGCTAGATTTCAGCAGAAGTGTTTCGAAGAGGAATCAGGGATTGGGGTCTGTGCCTCTGTGGGcagattatttttcttatttttggggGATATTTCCCTGATCTGATTGCACAAAAGTCTAGTTTTAGGGTCCACATGTAGTACAGTAACTGTTCAATTGTTTCCAGCCTCAAACCGACAGAGGGGGGCAGCAGTGGGCCTTGTGAGGTTAATACTGAGATTATAGTGAAATAATAGATCCTCGATTATGCCGAATTAATCTACAGGTTTTATTGAGTCTAAAACGACATTGAATTGTCTACAGTTTCGTGTTTTCTGCGTCGTTTGGCAGTGCACATGTTAATCCGCATATATTTAAATGGAGTTTGGCGGCTTGAGAATGAACCCGCATGCACAATGCAATCCGACATTTGCCTCACCTCTCGTATAGTAATGGTGGTGCGACATTTGAAACCACAGCCTGGCTGCTGAATCTGTCTCCGGTATTTGCCACCGTGGCTGAGGGGTCGCCCTCCTCTCCCTTACTGTTTGTCGCGGGGACGCGCTCAACAAGAGCCGCAGACTCGGGAGCGCGCGTCGTCCTTCTGCATGGAGGGGATCGACGAGAGAGGGGCGCGAATGAAAGGTAACCAGCTTTACAGGCATTTCCTCGTCCGGGGTTAGCGGTGAGGCGGTAAAGTGCCGTCTCAGACGCCATAACACATCGACATGTCTCGAAAAAATCTCAGCATTTTACACACTTTAGGGATATAAGGCCGGTCCGTCCAATAAATCTGTCCGCCGCGACTAACTGAGGGTGTTTTGCAGGTTTTATAGCACGATGGATGGTGTTATTTGTTGCATTTAGTACGTCCATTGTCGTGTTGGTGTTGTGCAAAATGTGTCTGCCTTGTGTCAGAGTTGAAGCTCAGTGAGATGAAAGGGTTCATACCAGTCGGTAGGGTACGCATTAGTTTACGTGTCATGTAATTTAGCTTCTTGCTCATCATTTGAAAGTATACTTTTAGGTCATGTTTGGTCCTGGTGGTTCATTTTAACCTGTATATGTCTAAAAACAGCCTGCTGTCATGTGATATTTCGAGGGTAGGAGACATCCAAAGCAGATATCCACGCGTGCTAAATTAGAGGAACATCTTTGACATTAATCTGTCAGCCTACTTACTACTCCAGTGAAACTTAAAGCAAGATGACATGTTGGACTAAATTTCACTTTATCCTGAACTGAACCAGGGGCCACTGAGGggctgtaaataaaaacaacctggGTCCACCATTAGAGGTCAACACTTgatttaaaggggtcatatttttaaaaatacttgtATTGATTGTATGTATCACCCACAATGATAAACAGTGAACATACAGAGATGTTGTATGGGGTTTTCACCCAGAAGTGTCAATTATTTGTCTCCTTTTGCGTGGAAAAGTCCCATCTATAGtccttttgttgttgtgtgttccAGGGACTGTAATAAACACAGGACACATTCATCTGTTCTATTGGataagaaactttttttctcagACATGTAtccacatgtttgtgtgttccttatagaccccccccccaccccccaaaaaaagaaataggatTAAAAATCAGAATTGATGAAATTACCATTAATATCTCATTAAATCACAATAATGACCTTGTATTGTGTTATGTCTCGTATCATCAGACCTTCCCTAATTAAAGCTCTGATCAGGGTGCAGGGACTTTGACTTatgcagtggtgtagtgcagggtatatgcacttatttttcagtctctatagggtatacccacttctaaatcccctctgattcacaccagtgattgattgacaatatcCATGGTATGCTGCAATTTTTGTCCTAGGAAAGTGAAGGGATGACTCTTCCTACTCAGCCTGTAATTGTCTCATATGCACTAACTAAATATTCAGAAGGACTctcacatgtcactgtttataacagaggcagATTATCCGCTGCCGGACGGGCCACATAAAGTGTATACCCACTTCTgtaggcaccactacaccactgataACATGTATAGCAGTATATCAGTCAGAACACCTCTGTCCCTGACTATGGCAATATTCCGATGTATTTTGAAAGCAAAGCAGCTGGGCCCCTGATTTATTCAGGGGGTAGCATGTTGTATTCGACACACAAACCAATCCACATGTTAACCATTTTCTTTCTGCTTATCACCTCTTCTTGAGCTACTAAGATGAAAGTATTATGGGGTGTTACATTCCTTTTAAACTTAAGAAAATAGCACAATAGAGTGGCAACTTAATAATCCtcaaaatgtattcttttaGGGCCCAAAAAGCAGATCAGCTGTATCACCAAAACTCACAGTATGAAGTACTAACCAAATGCTTACCAGCCAGTGGCAACAAAGCTCAGTACCATGAGATAAACTTAACATCTGTCCAAAAAAGCCAGACTAATGTTCTTATGTTTACCAATGTGAGAAAGGTGAAAGACCAGCTCATTTGCTGCCTCTCAGACAAACATGATGTTGTTCAAATATTTGATGTGTTAAAATCAATTCAGCCcataaaaacaaagtgttgatgtcaaaaagagTTAAGTATCTGTCTCTTCAGTCTGACCAGTCCTAATTGCGTCTTAagtatgtttgttatgttgttcTCATTTCCAGGCCGGTGTAAGgtttccctcctctgtcctGGCTTCTTCAAGCAGCAGCCTCACTGACAGACTGAGCTGACCGCCTGCATGAAGACTGCTTCTCCTTAAGGAAACATACTTAAAGCAGTGCTACCTACCAGGCCAATGCTGCAGCTTGTGTCACAGCTCCTTTTCCAAGCACTCACAAGCAGTTAATGGTGTCAACTTTTTTACTAAGAACAGCCAAACAACAGCGGTTCCCAGATTGGTTGGCTCTAATCTGGCTGCCAGAGGAACTGAAAACAAGACTCTACTGAAGAAAAGACtgaggaaatattttttttatctttaaacatCGCCTCTGTTCCGACCGAGCGCAATCATGGGGGTGTCAGGATACGGCTACTATCGTACCGCCATCTTCTTCTGCATGTTTATCGGCTACTCGCTGTACTTCTTCAACAGGAAGACCTTCTCCTTCGTCATGCCCTCTGTGATGGAGGAGATCGAACTGGACAAAGATGACCTGGGTgagacataaataaaaaaagattcttaTTCAATGATACAATTTGCAATAAGGCATTTTCTTTTTGCCAAGAATTGTGCAATAATGCCTAAATCTGGCTTATTCAGCTTGCAAAACATACAAAGTGCAAAGGTTTGAGCGTGCTGTGCACTGTGGCAAATTCAAAATACTTTATACTTTCAGATCATCTAAAGAACACACTGGCCTGCTGAACAGCTAACTTAGCCATTTCTAGTTTTCCCTTGGAGTGTCTGATTAAAGTTGACCCTTGAAAGTGTTGTCAAGTTCATACATGCTTAATAGTTTCAAGATGTGAGCCATCAGATTTGATTGCAGACTTTTCTTTTACTGAGGGAAACCTTAACACAAGAAGAGGGCATGACTTTGGACAGtgacacttttttgttttgttagtgaTTAAAAGAGTATAAATCTACGGCCCATGTCTGCTGTACAAAAGCTGCTCTAAGTACACCCTTCATGTTGTGGCTCTGCAGGTCTGATCACCAGCAGTCAGACCATGGCCTACGCCATCAGTAAGTTCATCAGCGGCGTGTTGTCCGACCAGATCAGCGCTCGCTGGCTCTTCTCTATCGGCCTCTTCCTGGTGGGGGGCATCAACGTGGCCTTCTCCTGGTCCTCCACGGTGCCCATGTTCTCTCTGCTCTGGTTCATCAACGGCCTGGGTCAGGGCTGTGGCTGGCCCCCCTGTGGGAAGGTGCTGCGCAAGGTGAGACCATCCACTCTGCCATTTCATAAACACAGATTGTTATTGATAAGAATCTGTTGAAACCTTACATATAACAGTACAGGGGATACCATGCTATGGTTCAGTGTCATGTtaatattttatgtatttattgagagacaggacagtggatagagtcagaaatcagggagagagagcggggaatgacttGCGGGAACGGagcacaggctggattcaaacgcGGGTCGCCTgcttagaggactatagcctccgtacattgggcgggcacactaaccactaggctaccagcgccccagtATAAAGCGTTTCTGACTGATAAAATGCATTTCACTACGATAATGTATCCAAGACGATtagtaaaataacatttttagaACAATACTCATGGTTTAAAGGTAAAACTAccaaatgcattttattttaaacaaagcaTTTTTGTATGTACTCAGAGAGTCAgaaattcatttatatttattacggtctgaataaaaaaataaaaaataa contains the following coding sequences:
- the LOC109976633 gene encoding uncharacterized protein, which encodes MWGCCIKGCKSDKRRISDYMTLTFHRFPTNKKLRKQWLVKTRKDREPDFEIKSGVGVCSKHFTGDCFRWHEDSQKRGLVPGSVPQLFPWNKVAYVKIPLVNSTPEPGEVITEDAGSTQDADKPEDMPAPLADHDYVKFPVSVAEQLEAAQREIAKLTEENYELLASRFCLQRFQDDANLLTFYTGFQDYVTLKCVYLSLEPTAERLQRWSQAQTVTGQEMSRAALQAENLSLIDQFFLFLCRVREGASEESLAERFHVSPSTVSRVVTTWANYLFFMLGSLPVWLHRSAVSEMMPQCFKDTYPRTRVILDCTEVHMERASSKKVNPENYSNYNGSTTLKGLMGVSPSGEITFVSSLYEGSISAEEITKRSGILSLLEEGDEVMADNSFLISDLLSAINVSLVSPPFLNQRRKSIKQEASTTQSNAKLKAHIERALYRIKQYQIFDGVLPRSLLGSVNQLWYVCAMLTHFQGSLS